AGGAAAATGGTCCCCAGATCGTTGAGGAGTCCCTGAATCGCGGACTATTGATCAATTCCCCGCGAAAGAATACCCTGCGCTTCATGCCCGCCCTGATCGTAACCCGTGAGGAGATAGACCGGATGATCGATATCTTAAAGAAGGTTTTCCCAGTTGTGGGTTGAAGATATCGATCTCGGTTCCTCCACCCGGGAGGATAAAAAGGAAAAAAGTAAACGGGGTCGGACCGAGGTAACTATTAGATTTTGCAGGGGAAGAATGGCAAAAATATGTTTATTTTTGCCTTAGAACCTCAATTTCACTGCCGAAAATAAGGTTTTAAGAAAAAGTAAAATGCCCCGAGCTAACAGGCATTACCTTCTATTATTGGGATATATCTGATTGGATTTAATTGGCTTTTCTTGGTCCGACCCGAGCGCAGCGCTATTGGTTGCGCGTCATGCTAGTTGTTAGGCGCGAAACTATATCTTGCTATTTGTTATCGTTAGTGCTATCTCCTATAATAGTGTAGGAGGTAACGCCAATGGCAAAAATACCAAATATCATTCCGATTACTGATCTCCGCCAGGATGCAACGTCAATCGTAAAGCGTGTGGCCACGTCGCGGGAGCCACTTATTATCACGCAGCGAGGTCGTGCTGCTGCCGTGATGGTCAGCATGGAAGCCTATGAGCATTCCCAGCATGAACTGGAAGTTCTGCGGCTTCTTGCCCGCGGTGAGAAAGAGATCGAAGAGGGCAAAGGCTATGCCATAGATACAGTTCTCGCGGAGGCAGACACCTTGTTGAAAGAGATACAACGGTGAAAGTCCGTTTCACTCCTTCGGCTCGCACTCAGTTTCTTGCCGCCATCGCCTACATTTATCGTGAGAACCCTACAGCGGCCGTTGCCTTCCGACACAAAGCGGAGAAGGTTTTGTCGCGACTACCAAAGTTTCCTCAATCCGGCAGAGCGTTGCCGGAATTTCCTGATATGCCCTTTCGAGAAGTCATTGTTGCGCCATATCGGTTTTTTTACCGCATAAAGGGAAGAACTATCTGGATTG
This sequence is a window from Deltaproteobacteria bacterium. Protein-coding genes within it:
- a CDS encoding type II toxin-antitoxin system RelE/ParE family toxin encodes the protein MKVRFTPSARTQFLAAIAYIYRENPTAAVAFRHKAEKVLSRLPKFPQSGRALPEFPDMPFREVIVAPYRFFYRIKGRTIWIVAVWHGAQFPEEPYEAGSA
- a CDS encoding type II toxin-antitoxin system Phd/YefM family antitoxin, which translates into the protein MAKIPNIIPITDLRQDATSIVKRVATSREPLIITQRGRAAAVMVSMEAYEHSQHELEVLRLLARGEKEIEEGKGYAIDTVLAEADTLLKEIQR